From the Lolium rigidum isolate FL_2022 chromosome 2, APGP_CSIRO_Lrig_0.1, whole genome shotgun sequence genome, one window contains:
- the LOC124690861 gene encoding putative laccase-9 has protein sequence MSMKEPRSDSRHRLLASPKLAIEFKLRIMAIWFLGLVVVLSFVEAAQGSSSGSRRHNNLSEGNGLTHRSYNFFIKESNITRLCREKTILTVNGQFPGPAIYARRGDVVVVNVYNQGHTNITLHWHGVNQPRSPWWDGPEYITQCPIQPGNNFTYRIIFSEEEGTLWWHAHTAMDRATVHGAIIIRPSHGAAYPFTKPHREIPIILGEWWNDDVGKVMADALSTGSDFQPSDANTINGQPGDLLPCSSDNTFRLPVKHGETYMLRIINAALTNGFFFAIAGHRLTVVSSDGSYTKPFTTDYIFIESGQTMTVLLKTRRRGHSNARYYMAVRPLATNPAAVLDNSTATAVLEYIHASTSDHVDFPSLPAINDSSAAAAYTAQLRSLASKEHPADVPRRVDEHMLVTVAVNEISCAPNEAPCKGPHGNRFASSLNNISFEAPHRDILGAYYRSVVGDVAKTDFPDNPPLSFNFTADNLPPEIALTARGTRVKFLAYGTVVEVVFQGTTILGGDSHPMHLHGFSFYVVGRGIGNFDRHHDPAKYNLVDPPYQNTVSVAKNGWTAIRFRAANPGVWFMHCHFERHMVWGMETVFIVKNGKRRDAKVMPPPPNMPRC, from the exons ATGTCGATGAAAGAACCCCGATCGGACAGTCGTCACCGGCTTCTTGCTTCTCCAAAATTGGCCATAGAGTTCAAGTTGAGGATCATGGCGATTTGGTTTCTCGGCCTGGTTGTTGTTTTATCGTTTGTTGAGGCGGCTCAAGGATCCAGTTCCGGTTCCCGCCGCCACAACAATCTCTCG GAAGGCAACGGACTGACTCACCGTAGCTACAATTTCTTT ATAAAGGAGAGTAACATCACGAGGCTCTGCCGTGAAAAGACCATTCTTACAGTTAACGGCCAGTTCCCTGGGCCGGCCATCTATGCGAGGAGAGGCGATGTCGTCGTTGTCAACGTCTACAACCAAGGCCATACAAACATCACCCTCCATTG GCATGGTGTGAACCAGCCACGAAGCCCGTGGTGGGATGGGCCAGAGTACATAACACAGTGTCCAATCCAGCCCGGCAACAATTTTACCTACCGAATCATCTTCTCCGAGGAGGAAGGCACCCTGTGGTGGCATGCGCACACCGCCATGGATCGTGCCACCGTGCACGGCGCCATCATCATCCGTCCCAGTCATGGTGCAGCCTACCCGTTCACGAAACCACACAGAGAAATACCCATCATACTCG GGGAATGGTGGAACGATGATGTTGGGAAAGTGATGGCCGACGCCCTCTCGACCGGCAGCGACTTCCAACCTTCAGACGCCAACACCATCAATGGCCAGCCCGGTGACCTGCTCCCGTGCTCCAGCGACAACACCTTCAGGCTGCCAGTCAAGCACGGCGAAACCTACATGTTGCGCATCATCAATGCAGCACTCACCAATGGGTTCTTCTTCGCCATTGCCGGGCATCGCCTCACCGTGGTGTCTTCTGACGGTTCCTACACCAAGCCGTTCACCACCGACTACATTTTCATCGAGTCCGGCCAAACAATGACCGTGTTGCTCAAGACCCGTCGCCGTGGCCACTCCAACGCCCGGTACTACATGGCGGTGAGGCCACTGGCAACCAACCCAGCCGCCGTGCTCGACAacagcaccgccaccgccgtctTGGAGTACATACACGCGTCGACGTCTGATCATGTGGACTTTCCCAGCCTTCCCGCCATCAACGACAGCTCCGCGGCGGCGGCCTACACAGCTCAACTCAGGTCCCTGGCTAGCAAGGAGCACCCGGCCGACGTGCCCCGGAGAGTCGACGAGCACATGCTCGTCACCGTCGCTGTCAATGAGATCTCGTGCGCGCCCAACGAGGCTCCATGCAAGGGCCCCCACGGCAACCGCTTTGCGTCGAGCCTCAACAACATCAGCTTCGAGGCGCCGCACAGAGACATCCTCGGGGCCTACTACCGATCCGTCGTCGGCGACGTGGCCAAGACGGACTTCCCGGACAACCCGCCGTTGTCGTTCAACTTCACGGCCGATAACCTCCCACCAGAGATTGCGCTGACCGCACGCGGCACGAGGGTGAAGTTCCTGGCATACGGGactgtggtggaggtggtgttCCAAGGAACAACCATCCTCGGTGGTGACAGCCATCCGATGCACCTACACGGGTTCAGTTTCTACGTTGTGGGGAGAGGGATTGGTAACTTTGACAGGCACCATGACCCCGCCAAGTATAATTTGGTCGATCCACCATACCAGAACACAGTCTCTGTAGCCAAGAATGGATGGACGGCAATCCGGTTCCGTGCGGCAAACCCTG GTGTATGGTTCATGCATTGCCATTTTGAGCGCCACATGGTATGGGGTATGGAGACCGTCTTCATTGTGAAGAATGGCAAGAGAAGGGACGCAAAGGTCATGCCACCGCCCCCAAATATGCCTAGGTGCTGA
- the LOC124693363 gene encoding serine/threonine-protein kinase BLUS1 isoform X2, with the protein MREAQTMILIDHPNVVKALCSFANNQTLWVVMPYMAGGSCLHIMKSVQPNGFEEAVIATVLREVLKGLEYLHHHGHIHRDVKAGNILVDSRGGVKLGDFGVSACLFESGDRQRARNTFVGTPCWMAPEVMEQLHGYDFKADIWSFGITALELAHGHAPFSKYPPMKVLLMTLQNAPPGLDYERDKKFSRHFKQMVAMCLVKEPSKRPTATKLLKQSFFKQARSSDYIARKLLEGLPGLGARYQALKEKDEHLLAQKKIPDGKKEEISQDEYKRGISSWNFDIDDLKSQASLVSDCEDAVSSKDTDISSFYDSDTNLQERTQDGPLFSGGFSIKYDTDIENDVMANDKSAVSSPEQSVCLSRNASMRGVPNGVLVNGHVRKRNSMENCDLDLQEKDSDAIPTSSFHERKFSFSSCSSDGFLSSKESSKPQINIHNRDKGNGGALQVADEPSPEAIPKALKSSVPNVDEHDDRSKPPLIQQRGRFKVTPGHVELDKAISHLPALSIPSSADAASSIVGGSFYIQLYNVLQTNMLQREQILHAMKQIYGSDFASPVCTLSRSASPSSTLSVDRSMLEAAQEKEKELLNEVLELQWRLLCSQDEVQRLKAKAAQI; encoded by the exons ATGCGTGAGGCTCAGACGATGATCCTCATAGACCATCCTAACGTCGTGAAGGCGCTCTGCTCGTTTGCAAATAACCAAACGTTGTGGGTAGTCATGCCATACATGGCTGGAGGATCTTGCCTGCACATAATGAAATCGGTCCAGCCAAACGGTTTCGAGGAAGCTGTCATTGCGACGGTGCTTCGTGAAGTTCTGAAAGGCTTGGAATATCTTCATCATCACGGGCATATACATCGCGATGTCAAG GCAGGAAATATCCTAGTTGATTCTCGGGGTGGAGTTAAGCTTGGAGATTTTGGGGTTTCTGCTTGCCTTTTTGAGTCTGGTGACAGGCAGCGGGCCAGAAATACTTTTGTGGGAACTCCTTGCTG GATGGCACCTGAGGTAATGGAGCAACTACATGGATACGATTTCAA GGCAGACATATGGTCCTTTGGAATTACTGCACTTGAACTTGCTCATGGTCACGCTCCTTTCTCAAAGTACCCTCCCATGAAG GTCTTGCTTATGACACTTCAGAATGCTCCCCCCGGTCTTGATTATGAAAGAGATAAGAAATTCTCAAGG CACTTTAAGCAAATGGTCGCTATGTGTTTAGTAAAAGAGCCTTCAAAAAGACCGACTGCAACAAAATTGCTCAAGCAATCCTTTTTCAAGCAAGCTCGTTCCAGTGATTACATTGCTCGAAAGCTTTTGGAAGGATTGCCTGGCCTTGGTGCTAGATACCAAGCTTTGAAG GAAAAGGACGAGCATTTACTTGCTCAAAAGAAAATTCCTGATGGTAAAAAGGAAGAAATCTCGCAG GATGAATACAAAAGGGGTATCAGCAGCTGGAACTTTGACATCGATGACCTGAAATCTCAAGCCTCACTA GTTTCAGACTGCGAGGACGCAGTATCATCAAAAGATACAGATATATCGTCTTTCTATGACTCAGACACTAACTTGCAGGAGCGAACACAAGACGGGCCTCTGTTTTCAGGAGGCTTCTCAATAAAGTATGATACTGACATC GAAAATGATGTCATGGCCAATGATAAGTCAGCTGTTTCATCACCTGAGCAGTCCGTTTGTCTATCAAG GAAtgcatctatgcgtggagttccaAACGGGGTGCTGGTGAATGGCCATGTCAGGAAACGCAACTCTATGGAAAACTGTGATTTGGACTTGCAAGAGAAAGATTCTGATGCTATTCCAACAAGTTCGTTTCATGAAAGAAAGTTTTCTTTCAGTTCTTGCTCATCTGATGGATTTCTTTCTTCCAAAGAGAG CTCTAAGCCGCAAATCAACATTCATAATCGTGACAAGGGTAACGGAGGGGCCTTGCAAGTAGCAGATGAGCCATCTCCTGAAGCTATTCCGAAGGCACTTAAATCATCAG TACCAAATGTTGATGAACATGATGATAGATCGAAGCCTCCACTTATACAGCAAAGAGGTCGTTTTAAAGTTACACCTGGGCACGTCGAGCTGGACAAG GCAATTTCTCACCTTCCTGCATTAAGCATACCATCTTCAGCTGACGCTGCCTCAAGCATTGTTGGTGGCTCATTCTACATCCAATTATACAACGTTCTGCAGACAAATATGCTTCAGAGG GAACAGATACTTCATGCGATGAAGCAGATATATGGTTCCGATTTCGCTTCACCTGTTTGCACGTTAAGTCGCTCAGCATCTCCATCATCTACATTATCGGTAGACAGATCCATG CTGGAAGCAGCACAAGAAAAGGAGAAGGAACTGCTCAATGAGGTCCTGGAGCTACAGTGGCG GTTATTGTGTTCACAGGACGAGGTGCAGAGGCTCAAAGCAAAGGCAGCGCAG ATCTGA
- the LOC124693363 gene encoding serine/threonine-protein kinase BLUS1 isoform X1: protein MREAQTMILIDHPNVVKALCSFANNQTLWVVMPYMAGGSCLHIMKSVQPNGFEEAVIATVLREVLKGLEYLHHHGHIHRDVKAGNILVDSRGGVKLGDFGVSACLFESGDRQRARNTFVGTPCWMAPEVMEQLHGYDFKADIWSFGITALELAHGHAPFSKYPPMKVLLMTLQNAPPGLDYERDKKFSRHFKQMVAMCLVKEPSKRPTATKLLKQSFFKQARSSDYIARKLLEGLPGLGARYQALKEKDEHLLAQKKIPDGKKEEISQDEYKRGISSWNFDIDDLKSQASLVSDCEDAVSSKDTDISSFYDSDTNLQERTQDGPLFSGGFSIKYDTDIENDVMANDKSAVSSPEQSVCLSRNASMRGVPNGVLVNGHVRKRNSMENCDLDLQEKDSDAIPTSSFHERKFSFSSCSSDGFLSSKESSKPQINIHNRDKGNGGALQVADEPSPEAIPKALKSSVPNVDEHDDRSKPPLIQQRGRFKVTPGHVELDKAHPPGLQKSHSMQAISHLPALSIPSSADAASSIVGGSFYIQLYNVLQTNMLQREQILHAMKQIYGSDFASPVCTLSRSASPSSTLSVDRSMLEAAQEKEKELLNEVLELQWRLLCSQDEVQRLKAKAAQI from the exons ATGCGTGAGGCTCAGACGATGATCCTCATAGACCATCCTAACGTCGTGAAGGCGCTCTGCTCGTTTGCAAATAACCAAACGTTGTGGGTAGTCATGCCATACATGGCTGGAGGATCTTGCCTGCACATAATGAAATCGGTCCAGCCAAACGGTTTCGAGGAAGCTGTCATTGCGACGGTGCTTCGTGAAGTTCTGAAAGGCTTGGAATATCTTCATCATCACGGGCATATACATCGCGATGTCAAG GCAGGAAATATCCTAGTTGATTCTCGGGGTGGAGTTAAGCTTGGAGATTTTGGGGTTTCTGCTTGCCTTTTTGAGTCTGGTGACAGGCAGCGGGCCAGAAATACTTTTGTGGGAACTCCTTGCTG GATGGCACCTGAGGTAATGGAGCAACTACATGGATACGATTTCAA GGCAGACATATGGTCCTTTGGAATTACTGCACTTGAACTTGCTCATGGTCACGCTCCTTTCTCAAAGTACCCTCCCATGAAG GTCTTGCTTATGACACTTCAGAATGCTCCCCCCGGTCTTGATTATGAAAGAGATAAGAAATTCTCAAGG CACTTTAAGCAAATGGTCGCTATGTGTTTAGTAAAAGAGCCTTCAAAAAGACCGACTGCAACAAAATTGCTCAAGCAATCCTTTTTCAAGCAAGCTCGTTCCAGTGATTACATTGCTCGAAAGCTTTTGGAAGGATTGCCTGGCCTTGGTGCTAGATACCAAGCTTTGAAG GAAAAGGACGAGCATTTACTTGCTCAAAAGAAAATTCCTGATGGTAAAAAGGAAGAAATCTCGCAG GATGAATACAAAAGGGGTATCAGCAGCTGGAACTTTGACATCGATGACCTGAAATCTCAAGCCTCACTA GTTTCAGACTGCGAGGACGCAGTATCATCAAAAGATACAGATATATCGTCTTTCTATGACTCAGACACTAACTTGCAGGAGCGAACACAAGACGGGCCTCTGTTTTCAGGAGGCTTCTCAATAAAGTATGATACTGACATC GAAAATGATGTCATGGCCAATGATAAGTCAGCTGTTTCATCACCTGAGCAGTCCGTTTGTCTATCAAG GAAtgcatctatgcgtggagttccaAACGGGGTGCTGGTGAATGGCCATGTCAGGAAACGCAACTCTATGGAAAACTGTGATTTGGACTTGCAAGAGAAAGATTCTGATGCTATTCCAACAAGTTCGTTTCATGAAAGAAAGTTTTCTTTCAGTTCTTGCTCATCTGATGGATTTCTTTCTTCCAAAGAGAG CTCTAAGCCGCAAATCAACATTCATAATCGTGACAAGGGTAACGGAGGGGCCTTGCAAGTAGCAGATGAGCCATCTCCTGAAGCTATTCCGAAGGCACTTAAATCATCAG TACCAAATGTTGATGAACATGATGATAGATCGAAGCCTCCACTTATACAGCAAAGAGGTCGTTTTAAAGTTACACCTGGGCACGTCGAGCTGGACAAG GCTCACCCACCTGGACTACAAAAGTCTCACAGCATGCAG GCAATTTCTCACCTTCCTGCATTAAGCATACCATCTTCAGCTGACGCTGCCTCAAGCATTGTTGGTGGCTCATTCTACATCCAATTATACAACGTTCTGCAGACAAATATGCTTCAGAGG GAACAGATACTTCATGCGATGAAGCAGATATATGGTTCCGATTTCGCTTCACCTGTTTGCACGTTAAGTCGCTCAGCATCTCCATCATCTACATTATCGGTAGACAGATCCATG CTGGAAGCAGCACAAGAAAAGGAGAAGGAACTGCTCAATGAGGTCCTGGAGCTACAGTGGCG GTTATTGTGTTCACAGGACGAGGTGCAGAGGCTCAAAGCAAAGGCAGCGCAG ATCTGA
- the LOC124693363 gene encoding serine/threonine-protein kinase OSR1 isoform X3 has protein sequence MREAQTMILIDHPNVVKALCSFANNQTLWVVMPYMAGGSCLHIMKSVQPNGFEEAVIATVLREVLKGLEYLHHHGHIHRDVKAGNILVDSRGGVKLGDFGVSACLFESGDRQRARNTFVGTPCWMAPEVMEQLHGYDFKADIWSFGITALELAHGHAPFSKYPPMKVLLMTLQNAPPGLDYERDKKFSRHFKQMVAMCLVKEPSKRPTATKLLKQSFFKQARSSDYIARKLLEGLPGLGARYQALKEKDEHLLAQKKIPDGKKEEISQDEYKRGISSWNFDIDDLKSQASLERTQDGPLFSGGFSIKYDTDIENDVMANDKSAVSSPEQSVCLSRNASMRGVPNGVLVNGHVRKRNSMENCDLDLQEKDSDAIPTSSFHERKFSFSSCSSDGFLSSKESSKPQINIHNRDKGNGGALQVADEPSPEAIPKALKSSVPNVDEHDDRSKPPLIQQRGRFKVTPGHVELDKAHPPGLQKSHSMQAISHLPALSIPSSADAASSIVGGSFYIQLYNVLQTNMLQREQILHAMKQIYGSDFASPVCTLSRSASPSSTLSVDRSMLEAAQEKEKELLNEVLELQWRLLCSQDEVQRLKAKAAQI, from the exons ATGCGTGAGGCTCAGACGATGATCCTCATAGACCATCCTAACGTCGTGAAGGCGCTCTGCTCGTTTGCAAATAACCAAACGTTGTGGGTAGTCATGCCATACATGGCTGGAGGATCTTGCCTGCACATAATGAAATCGGTCCAGCCAAACGGTTTCGAGGAAGCTGTCATTGCGACGGTGCTTCGTGAAGTTCTGAAAGGCTTGGAATATCTTCATCATCACGGGCATATACATCGCGATGTCAAG GCAGGAAATATCCTAGTTGATTCTCGGGGTGGAGTTAAGCTTGGAGATTTTGGGGTTTCTGCTTGCCTTTTTGAGTCTGGTGACAGGCAGCGGGCCAGAAATACTTTTGTGGGAACTCCTTGCTG GATGGCACCTGAGGTAATGGAGCAACTACATGGATACGATTTCAA GGCAGACATATGGTCCTTTGGAATTACTGCACTTGAACTTGCTCATGGTCACGCTCCTTTCTCAAAGTACCCTCCCATGAAG GTCTTGCTTATGACACTTCAGAATGCTCCCCCCGGTCTTGATTATGAAAGAGATAAGAAATTCTCAAGG CACTTTAAGCAAATGGTCGCTATGTGTTTAGTAAAAGAGCCTTCAAAAAGACCGACTGCAACAAAATTGCTCAAGCAATCCTTTTTCAAGCAAGCTCGTTCCAGTGATTACATTGCTCGAAAGCTTTTGGAAGGATTGCCTGGCCTTGGTGCTAGATACCAAGCTTTGAAG GAAAAGGACGAGCATTTACTTGCTCAAAAGAAAATTCCTGATGGTAAAAAGGAAGAAATCTCGCAG GATGAATACAAAAGGGGTATCAGCAGCTGGAACTTTGACATCGATGACCTGAAATCTCAAGCCTCACTA GAGCGAACACAAGACGGGCCTCTGTTTTCAGGAGGCTTCTCAATAAAGTATGATACTGACATC GAAAATGATGTCATGGCCAATGATAAGTCAGCTGTTTCATCACCTGAGCAGTCCGTTTGTCTATCAAG GAAtgcatctatgcgtggagttccaAACGGGGTGCTGGTGAATGGCCATGTCAGGAAACGCAACTCTATGGAAAACTGTGATTTGGACTTGCAAGAGAAAGATTCTGATGCTATTCCAACAAGTTCGTTTCATGAAAGAAAGTTTTCTTTCAGTTCTTGCTCATCTGATGGATTTCTTTCTTCCAAAGAGAG CTCTAAGCCGCAAATCAACATTCATAATCGTGACAAGGGTAACGGAGGGGCCTTGCAAGTAGCAGATGAGCCATCTCCTGAAGCTATTCCGAAGGCACTTAAATCATCAG TACCAAATGTTGATGAACATGATGATAGATCGAAGCCTCCACTTATACAGCAAAGAGGTCGTTTTAAAGTTACACCTGGGCACGTCGAGCTGGACAAG GCTCACCCACCTGGACTACAAAAGTCTCACAGCATGCAG GCAATTTCTCACCTTCCTGCATTAAGCATACCATCTTCAGCTGACGCTGCCTCAAGCATTGTTGGTGGCTCATTCTACATCCAATTATACAACGTTCTGCAGACAAATATGCTTCAGAGG GAACAGATACTTCATGCGATGAAGCAGATATATGGTTCCGATTTCGCTTCACCTGTTTGCACGTTAAGTCGCTCAGCATCTCCATCATCTACATTATCGGTAGACAGATCCATG CTGGAAGCAGCACAAGAAAAGGAGAAGGAACTGCTCAATGAGGTCCTGGAGCTACAGTGGCG GTTATTGTGTTCACAGGACGAGGTGCAGAGGCTCAAAGCAAAGGCAGCGCAG ATCTGA
- the LOC124693364 gene encoding autophagy-related protein 18b isoform X1, with the protein MASGSSPPQILCASFNQDNSMFSVGTKDGFKIFDARTGRLRYESDIGGLNVVEMRYGTSLIAIVGTGEKPSLSPRRLCLFNTIKDAAKKDLNFRSTILAVRFSMTRLIVVLQDKTFIYDLNSSHILEEIDTVHNPKGLCAFAPNSEWCYLAIPASTSKGSALVYKASKPELICQIDAHQSPLATMAFSSNGMYLATASEKGTMVRVHIVAQATKSHSFRRGAYPSAIYSLSFGPSIDLPDVLLATSSSGSLHMFFLDAARNGRNQTNKLLGSIIPGSKAITDALDPANHHVIHSVSPAETRSCLAVHSVEYSQNSSKFPAVRTVVYMVTHDGYFREYTISTTKSNESSWVLEREFSLSDSTLKQKEHHKD; encoded by the exons ATGGCGAGCGGCTCGTCCCCGCCCCAGATTCTCTGCGCCTCCTTCAACCAGGACAACAG CATGTTCTCTGTCGGGACGAAGGACGGGTTCAAGATTTTCGATGCCCGGACCGGGAGGCTGCGCTACGAGAGCG ATATTGGGGGATTAAACGTCGTGGAGATGCGTTATGGTACAAGCCTTATCGCTATAGTCGGAACTGGGGAAAAG CCGTCACTGTCTCCTCGTCGCCTTTGTCTGTTCAATACCATAAAAGATGCCGCAAAGAAGGATCTGAACTTCAGGAGTACAATTTTAGCTGTTCGATTTAGCATGACCAG GCTTATTGTTGTTTTGCAGGATAAGACCTTTATTTATGATCTAAACAGCAGTCATATCTTGGAGGAAATTGACACAGTACATAATCCTAAAG GTCTTTGTGCATTTGCTCCTAATTCAGAGTGGTGTTATTTGGCCATTCCAGCAAGCACATCCAAAGGATCTGCTTTAGTATATAAAGCATCAAAACCTGAATTAATATGTCAG ATAGATGCTCATCAGTCTCCACTAGCTACAATGGCATTTTCTTCTAATGGCATGTACCTGGCAACGGCTTCTGAGAAGGGTACTATGGTCAGAGTACATATCGTGGCACAAGCAACCAAG TCGCATAGTTTTCGGCGGGGAGCTTACCCATCAGCGATTTACTCACTTTCATTTGGACCATCTATCGATCTGCCTGATGTCCTTCTTGCCACAAGTTCATCAGGCTCTTTGCATATGTTTTTTCTTGATGCTGCCAGAAATGGAAG GAACCAAACCAACAAATTACTCGGCTCAATAATTCCTGGATCGAAAGCAATAACCGATGCTTTGGATCCAGCTAATCATCATGTTATTCACAGTGTTTCCCCCGCAGAAACTAGGAG CTGTCTGGCAGTACACAGTGTAGAATATTCTCAAAATTCTTCCAAATTTCCTGCTGTGAG GACTGTAGTTTATATGGTAACTCACGATGGATACTTCCGCGAGTACACAATCAGCACCACCAAGTCAAACGAATCTTCGTGGGTTCTGGAGCGTGAATTCAGCCTATCAGATAGCACTTTGAAACAGAAGGAACACCACAAGGACTAA
- the LOC124693364 gene encoding autophagy-related protein 18b isoform X2, with amino-acid sequence MASGSSPPQILCASFNQDNSMFSVGTKDGFKIFDARTGRLRYESDIGGLNVVEMRYGTSLIAIVGTGEKPSLSPRRLCLFNTIKDAAKKDLNFRSTILAVRFSMTRLIVVLQDKTFIYDLNSSHILEEIDTVHNPKGLCAFAPNSEWCYLAIPASTSKGSALVYKASKPELICQIDAHQSPLATMAFSSNGMYLATASEKGTMVRVHIVAQATKSHSFRRGAYPSAIYSLSFGPSIDLPDVLLATSSSGSLHMFFLDAARNGRNQTNKLLGSIIPGSKAITDALDPANHHVIHSVSPAETRSCLAVHSVEYSQNSSKFPAVSFAGL; translated from the exons ATGGCGAGCGGCTCGTCCCCGCCCCAGATTCTCTGCGCCTCCTTCAACCAGGACAACAG CATGTTCTCTGTCGGGACGAAGGACGGGTTCAAGATTTTCGATGCCCGGACCGGGAGGCTGCGCTACGAGAGCG ATATTGGGGGATTAAACGTCGTGGAGATGCGTTATGGTACAAGCCTTATCGCTATAGTCGGAACTGGGGAAAAG CCGTCACTGTCTCCTCGTCGCCTTTGTCTGTTCAATACCATAAAAGATGCCGCAAAGAAGGATCTGAACTTCAGGAGTACAATTTTAGCTGTTCGATTTAGCATGACCAG GCTTATTGTTGTTTTGCAGGATAAGACCTTTATTTATGATCTAAACAGCAGTCATATCTTGGAGGAAATTGACACAGTACATAATCCTAAAG GTCTTTGTGCATTTGCTCCTAATTCAGAGTGGTGTTATTTGGCCATTCCAGCAAGCACATCCAAAGGATCTGCTTTAGTATATAAAGCATCAAAACCTGAATTAATATGTCAG ATAGATGCTCATCAGTCTCCACTAGCTACAATGGCATTTTCTTCTAATGGCATGTACCTGGCAACGGCTTCTGAGAAGGGTACTATGGTCAGAGTACATATCGTGGCACAAGCAACCAAG TCGCATAGTTTTCGGCGGGGAGCTTACCCATCAGCGATTTACTCACTTTCATTTGGACCATCTATCGATCTGCCTGATGTCCTTCTTGCCACAAGTTCATCAGGCTCTTTGCATATGTTTTTTCTTGATGCTGCCAGAAATGGAAG GAACCAAACCAACAAATTACTCGGCTCAATAATTCCTGGATCGAAAGCAATAACCGATGCTTTGGATCCAGCTAATCATCATGTTATTCACAGTGTTTCCCCCGCAGAAACTAGGAG CTGTCTGGCAGTACACAGTGTAGAATATTCTCAAAATTCTTCCAAATTTCCTGCTGTGAG TTTTGCAGGACTGTAG